A window of Trichocoleus sp. contains these coding sequences:
- a CDS encoding tetratricopeptide repeat protein, with product MGFNPLRGFKAIQPNSNLTPFRHPTKGFSSGSESWGGQALVDRPILAGKVGRVKFRNSWWSARSEQTMNIDEGEVVDVVGLEGITLWVEPAFLLKPSRQGLTKILQACEIKDWFETCPPDLIAQLDQGTPQETWRRFIQGKPVYIDAFKLCCRLLELDWQKIAGYSNRSPVPPVVLSVSEEPSETEIDFIGRSGVITELQRLTQAGAKVTVILGEGGIGKTTVARQFFQQSTFDVVLECWLAKESHNLTPAESIVQEWLQRHFQEQPADNFRLSLERLRQQLRQRSVGVLIDNLESALDRDGQWIEAHRNYVALLEVLADPTVRSVTLITSREPLHEGTVTVQPYILPHLDVAAWEQFFSRRYILANPSILQQMHRVYRGNAKAMRILSSVVSLDYHSSLEAYWHDHQANWLQETDLQDLVNSHFERVQQLYPEAYQLLCRMGCYRFQDIATVPLEGLICLMWDVPEGQHFRVIRFLRDLFLVEWCEGSYRLHPMVQAKAVVLLKASPHWITANRHAALFWTTRVKTIETLEDALTALEAYYHCVQIGEIEAAARVILHRRDSKWEKQETLGVATYRLGLLQRMTTIIGHIIDRVQPGYALSKLHNILGDVYWLMGLVHQAIDCHQKSREVAIAFQIKNLEIVALFNIGLCKLDLWELEEATNYFNQVNLLAEHTEFHMYAVGSWFCLAFLHSCFEHRKIARQYVQKVLQEVETFDTTGWGRGYSLLFLGLTLTNLRAFDQADEMYALAQDYAEQSCYVQVKARALNGVAVIQREQEQLQAAFTNHLAARNLLEQIGAKADLAEVYYQLGITQQRMNKLEESQMSFETAIDLFTKMGAPRQVEKVKQAFRE from the coding sequence ATGGGATTTAATCCGCTTCGCGGTTTCAAGGCTATTCAACCGAATTCAAATCTCACACCGTTCAGGCATCCTACAAAAGGATTTTCGTCTGGATCAGAGTCTTGGGGAGGGCAAGCGCTGGTCGATCGCCCCATTCTGGCAGGCAAGGTCGGACGAGTGAAGTTCAGGAATTCCTGGTGGTCTGCCCGCTCTGAACAAACAATGAACATTGATGAGGGAGAAGTCGTTGATGTTGTGGGGCTTGAGGGAATTACCCTCTGGGTTGAGCCTGCTTTTCTGCTCAAGCCTTCTCGTCAAGGGTTAACCAAAATCTTGCAAGCCTGTGAAATAAAAGATTGGTTTGAAACCTGTCCACCCGATCTGATTGCTCAGCTCGACCAAGGCACACCCCAGGAAACCTGGCGACGGTTCATTCAGGGAAAGCCTGTTTATATTGACGCCTTTAAGCTCTGCTGCCGTCTGCTTGAACTAGATTGGCAAAAAATTGCGGGCTATAGCAATCGTTCCCCTGTTCCTCCGGTCGTCTTATCTGTCTCTGAAGAACCTTCTGAAACGGAAATTGACTTTATTGGGCGATCGGGCGTGATCACCGAGCTTCAACGACTGACCCAGGCAGGTGCAAAAGTTACGGTCATTTTAGGGGAAGGTGGCATTGGTAAAACAACGGTGGCAAGACAGTTTTTTCAGCAGTCCACGTTTGATGTGGTCTTGGAATGCTGGTTAGCCAAAGAGAGCCATAACCTGACGCCTGCCGAGAGTATTGTGCAGGAATGGCTGCAACGGCACTTTCAAGAACAGCCTGCGGATAATTTTCGCCTCTCTTTAGAACGACTGCGCCAGCAGCTCCGGCAGCGATCGGTAGGAGTGTTAATCGACAATCTGGAATCGGCACTCGATCGCGATGGGCAGTGGATTGAAGCACATCGAAACTATGTTGCCCTGCTGGAAGTTCTGGCAGATCCAACGGTGAGGTCAGTAACGCTGATTACGAGTCGGGAACCTTTGCATGAGGGGACAGTGACTGTCCAACCCTACATTTTGCCTCATCTCGATGTGGCTGCTTGGGAGCAGTTTTTTAGTCGTCGCTACATCTTGGCAAATCCCAGCATCCTCCAGCAGATGCACCGTGTCTATCGGGGCAATGCCAAAGCAATGAGAATTCTGAGCAGTGTGGTTAGTCTCGACTATCACTCAAGTCTGGAAGCATATTGGCATGATCATCAGGCGAATTGGCTGCAAGAAACGGATTTGCAAGATCTCGTCAACAGCCATTTTGAGCGGGTGCAGCAGCTTTATCCGGAGGCATATCAACTTCTCTGTCGCATGGGTTGCTATCGGTTTCAGGACATTGCGACTGTGCCACTAGAAGGGCTGATTTGCCTGATGTGGGATGTCCCTGAAGGGCAGCATTTCCGCGTGATTCGCTTCTTGCGAGACCTGTTTTTAGTGGAGTGGTGCGAGGGTTCATATCGTCTACATCCGATGGTTCAAGCGAAGGCAGTGGTGCTCCTCAAGGCAAGCCCTCATTGGATCACCGCAAATCGTCATGCTGCATTATTTTGGACAACTCGGGTCAAAACGATCGAAACGCTTGAAGATGCCCTGACTGCTTTGGAAGCCTACTATCACTGTGTTCAAATTGGTGAAATTGAAGCGGCAGCAAGAGTCATTTTGCATCGGCGAGATAGCAAGTGGGAAAAACAAGAAACGCTAGGCGTCGCAACTTATCGTCTGGGTTTGCTGCAGCGGATGACTACAATCATCGGACACATTATCGATCGCGTTCAGCCGGGATATGCCTTGAGTAAGCTGCACAATATTCTGGGTGATGTGTATTGGTTAATGGGACTCGTTCACCAGGCGATCGACTGTCACCAAAAATCGAGAGAAGTTGCGATCGCATTCCAGATAAAGAACCTAGAAATTGTCGCTTTGTTTAACATTGGGCTGTGCAAACTTGATTTGTGGGAACTAGAAGAAGCCACGAATTATTTCAATCAAGTCAATCTACTGGCAGAGCATACTGAATTTCATATGTATGCTGTTGGTTCCTGGTTTTGTCTGGCATTTCTCCACTCCTGTTTTGAGCATCGAAAGATCGCGCGTCAATATGTTCAAAAGGTTTTGCAGGAGGTTGAAACATTTGACACAACAGGTTGGGGGCGCGGCTATAGTTTGCTCTTCCTGGGATTGACCTTGACAAATTTGCGAGCCTTCGATCAGGCTGATGAAATGTATGCTTTGGCGCAAGATTATGCTGAGCAAAGCTGTTATGTTCAGGTGAAAGCAAGAGCCCTCAATGGGGTTGCTGTCATTCAACGGGAACAGGAACAATTACAAGCAGCATTCACAAATCATTTAGCAGCCCGAAACCTGCTAGAACAAATTGGGGCAAAGGCAGATTTGGCAGAAGTTTACTATCAACTCGGAATCACACAGCAGCGCATGAACAAGCTAGAAGAAAGCCAAATGAGTTTTGAAACTGCGATCGATCTCTTTACGAAAATGGGAGCGCCTCGACAAGTCGAAAAAGTAAAACAGGCGTTCCGTGAGTGA
- a CDS encoding YbaK/EbsC family protein, with protein MTLSEMKLNTQINASHIVSTIRAKFEEEGLTNRFFEIKSYQSSGVEGLLTLDPNNCVLLEFSQPYEEFPTIYKSPVYRLLIIFSLYNEEDFSFPLRNAIERLQYRDNIDRIALWSATKIDQIVIEMMKRVNTDVIVVKIPLEDEIARTRSFNYFVPLPGNDLRYCLMLNLVAERLIKRLKKMFHLVLSEIAAPIYNQHYGKDKVATRELMDFEETKLNELIKKLKNEKRNAIAIDVGCGTGRHSFGLARHFDSVYGYDFSPNMIKQSNEIKRERDIRNIFFSVNDFEYERFVDEPEFYGKCDLVVASFGVGSFIEDTASMLRRFYEWLKPGGYLFISFYNGNAITLKVTPNWRDTALVAQIDKENQSLEVQLTPKTRFNIFCKLFDEGVEGEINKIFNIESVTTYPMIMALLPNSMIEDLNARAAFITADRTLAENRFSQNGYYALVIARKSHQEVNGYANVERILQEQAASYEVIDHEPVLSMEEVKKQIGYFPNCMIKTIVFHNKKANEYIVLLIQSEKRLNKTKIANLLSVSPNQLKFATEKEVLGLGFPVGGIAPFGFATSAPLRKIVDGAIDRQSCEWLYTGTGDNRKTLKIQKSDFLNIIADYDRAEL; from the coding sequence ATGACGTTATCCGAAATGAAGTTGAATACCCAAATTAATGCAAGTCATATTGTATCAACGATTCGTGCCAAATTTGAAGAAGAAGGACTGACGAATCGTTTTTTTGAGATTAAATCTTATCAATCTTCAGGTGTTGAGGGTTTGCTTACTCTAGACCCAAATAACTGCGTTTTACTGGAGTTCTCTCAGCCATATGAAGAATTTCCAACCATCTATAAATCTCCCGTATATCGATTGCTCATTATCTTCAGCCTTTACAACGAAGAAGACTTTAGCTTTCCGCTTCGCAACGCGATCGAACGATTGCAATATCGAGACAATATCGATCGAATTGCTCTCTGGTCTGCAACTAAGATTGACCAAATCGTGATCGAGATGATGAAACGAGTCAATACAGATGTGATTGTTGTCAAAATCCCCTTAGAAGATGAGATTGCTCGCACCCGATCGTTTAATTACTTCGTTCCGCTTCCTGGTAATGATTTGCGCTACTGCCTCATGCTCAATTTGGTAGCAGAGCGGCTGATTAAACGGCTGAAAAAAATGTTTCATCTTGTACTTTCAGAAATTGCTGCACCGATCTATAACCAGCACTACGGTAAAGATAAAGTTGCCACCCGCGAATTAATGGATTTTGAAGAAACAAAACTGAATGAATTGATTAAAAAACTCAAAAATGAAAAGCGAAATGCTATTGCGATCGATGTGGGTTGTGGCACAGGCAGACATAGTTTTGGCTTGGCAAGGCACTTTGATTCTGTGTATGGCTATGACTTCTCGCCCAACATGATTAAACAATCCAATGAAATTAAGCGAGAACGAGATATTCGTAACATTTTCTTCTCAGTTAATGACTTTGAATATGAACGCTTTGTGGATGAGCCTGAGTTTTATGGCAAGTGCGATTTAGTTGTTGCAAGCTTTGGCGTTGGCAGCTTTATTGAAGATACGGCTTCGATGTTGCGCCGCTTCTATGAATGGTTAAAACCCGGTGGCTATCTGTTTATTTCGTTTTATAACGGCAATGCCATCACGCTCAAAGTCACCCCAAACTGGCGTGATACGGCTTTGGTTGCCCAGATCGACAAAGAGAATCAATCCCTTGAAGTGCAGCTAACGCCCAAAACTCGGTTCAACATTTTCTGCAAGCTGTTTGATGAAGGGGTAGAAGGCGAAATCAACAAAATTTTCAATATCGAGTCTGTCACGACTTACCCCATGATCATGGCTCTTTTACCCAACAGCATGATCGAAGATCTGAATGCGCGTGCTGCCTTTATCACTGCCGATCGCACACTTGCCGAAAATCGCTTCAGTCAGAATGGATACTATGCGCTGGTAATTGCCCGGAAATCGCACCAGGAAGTCAACGGCTATGCCAATGTGGAACGAATTTTGCAGGAGCAAGCCGCATCTTATGAAGTAATCGATCACGAACCCGTATTATCCATGGAGGAGGTCAAGAAGCAAATTGGCTACTTTCCCAACTGCATGATCAAAACGATCGTATTTCACAACAAAAAAGCGAATGAATATATCGTTCTGTTAATTCAGTCTGAGAAGCGATTGAACAAAACCAAAATTGCCAACTTACTTAGCGTAAGCCCCAATCAACTCAAGTTTGCCACCGAAAAAGAAGTTTTAGGCTTAGGGTTTCCGGTCGGTGGCATTGCGCCTTTTGGCTTTGCTACCAGTGCCCCCCTGCGGAAGATTGTGGACGGAGCGATCGATCGTCAGTCCTGCGAGTGGCTCTACACAGGCACAGGCGACAACCGCAAGACCTTAAAGATCCAAAAATCTGATTTCCTAAATATCATTGCAGACTACGATCGAGCAGAACTTTAA
- a CDS encoding ArsA family ATPase has translation MHQLMHQYDGLRLAMFSGKGGVGKTTSSCGFARQLAQQFPDDRILLLSTDPAHSLSDVLQMAVEDQARTLADLPNLQVRALDAEALLQEFKAQYGKVLELLVERGSFVQGEDLSPVWDLSWPGVDELMGILEIQRILRDQEADRVVVDMAPSGHTLNLFGLMDFLDNLLSAMDLFQEKHRVITQSFTGQYSADEADRFLVEMRADLASGRQLLQDPVRTACLIVTIAEPMSYLETRRFLEALKELRIPVRGIFVNRLIGSRADPTLQNTLCEQQELLEKFVILADPQPVFAIPQQSREPVGVAALDELMQQVTVAQPIPATIEAAVKTFQVPEKVLPVFGDFVAEGRRLILVGGKGGVGKTTVSAAIGWGMAQKYQDKKVRVISIDPAHSLGDAFGMTFGHEPTSLSANLSVQEINAHVVLEQFREEYLWELAEMMSGETGDDSLKIAYGPEAWKQIVSQALPGIDEMLSLMTIMELLEQGEQDLIVLDTAPTGHLLRFLEMPTALGDWLAWIFKLWIKYQNVVGRTEFMGRLRTLRQRVMQAQKQLKDPQHTEFIGVLQAQSAIVAEAARLTESLSRMGVSQRYIVHNRFEIGQIFSVEAFREQTIVHLRQLPRGISPSTQIAAAAELLF, from the coding sequence ATGCACCAGTTGATGCACCAGTATGATGGGCTCCGTTTAGCCATGTTTAGCGGCAAAGGGGGTGTTGGCAAAACGACCTCATCTTGTGGTTTTGCGCGGCAGCTAGCCCAGCAATTTCCAGACGATCGCATTTTGCTACTTTCCACTGATCCAGCTCACTCGTTAAGTGATGTGTTGCAGATGGCTGTTGAAGATCAAGCCCGTACACTGGCTGATTTGCCAAATTTGCAAGTTAGAGCATTGGATGCTGAGGCACTGTTGCAAGAATTCAAAGCCCAATATGGCAAAGTGCTGGAGCTTTTAGTCGAGCGAGGCAGTTTTGTTCAGGGAGAAGATCTAAGCCCGGTTTGGGATCTGAGCTGGCCCGGTGTGGATGAGTTGATGGGCATCTTAGAAATTCAGCGGATTTTGCGTGACCAGGAAGCCGATCGCGTTGTGGTTGATATGGCTCCGAGTGGACATACGCTCAATTTATTTGGGCTGATGGACTTCCTTGACAATTTGCTGTCGGCAATGGACTTGTTCCAGGAAAAACATCGGGTAATTACGCAGTCTTTCACGGGGCAGTACAGCGCTGATGAAGCCGATCGCTTTTTAGTTGAAATGAGGGCAGACTTAGCCAGTGGACGACAACTCTTGCAAGATCCAGTCCGAACGGCTTGTCTGATTGTGACCATTGCAGAACCGATGAGCTATTTGGAAACTCGAAGGTTTTTAGAGGCACTCAAAGAGCTGCGAATTCCCGTGAGAGGCATCTTTGTCAATCGGTTGATCGGCAGTCGCGCTGATCCAACCTTGCAGAACACATTGTGCGAACAGCAGGAGCTTCTCGAAAAATTTGTCATCCTTGCCGATCCTCAGCCTGTATTTGCCATCCCACAACAGAGCAGAGAACCCGTCGGAGTAGCCGCGTTAGATGAATTAATGCAGCAGGTGACAGTTGCACAACCCATTCCAGCCACCATTGAAGCTGCTGTTAAAACGTTCCAAGTCCCAGAGAAAGTATTGCCTGTTTTTGGGGATTTCGTGGCAGAAGGGCGACGGTTAATTTTGGTCGGCGGTAAAGGGGGTGTCGGAAAAACCACGGTATCGGCGGCGATCGGTTGGGGAATGGCACAGAAATACCAGGACAAGAAAGTTCGGGTGATTTCGATCGATCCAGCCCATTCCCTTGGTGATGCTTTTGGGATGACATTCGGACATGAACCGACTTCACTTTCAGCCAATTTAAGTGTTCAAGAAATTAATGCTCACGTTGTTTTAGAGCAATTCCGGGAAGAATACCTTTGGGAATTGGCAGAGATGATGAGCGGTGAAACAGGCGACGATTCGCTGAAAATTGCTTATGGTCCTGAAGCATGGAAACAAATTGTCTCACAAGCGCTGCCAGGAATTGATGAGATGCTGTCCCTGATGACAATCATGGAACTCTTGGAGCAAGGTGAGCAAGATTTGATTGTTTTAGATACTGCCCCAACCGGGCATCTCTTGCGGTTTCTGGAAATGCCAACTGCCTTGGGTGATTGGCTCGCCTGGATCTTCAAGCTCTGGATTAAGTATCAAAATGTGGTTGGGCGAACTGAGTTTATGGGACGGTTGCGAACGCTGCGGCAACGTGTTATGCAGGCTCAAAAGCAGCTCAAAGATCCGCAGCATACCGAATTTATCGGTGTACTTCAAGCCCAATCTGCGATCGTTGCAGAGGCAGCCCGGCTGACAGAATCCCTCTCGCGGATGGGGGTATCACAACGCTACATCGTGCATAATCGATTTGAAATAGGGCAGATTTTTTCAGTTGAAGCATTTCGGGAACAAACGATTGTGCATTTGCGTCAACTGCCAAGGGGTATTAGCCCTTCTACCCAAATTGCGGCAGCAGCCGAATTATTGTTCTAA
- a CDS encoding AAA family ATPase, translating into MIPQQLTLKNFLSYREATLDFRGLHVACICGANGAGKSSLLEAIVWAIWGESRAITEDDVIHQGTMEALVDFTFQYQQQTYRVIRSRYRGQATTLEFQVQTPNGFRSLTEKGVRATQQLMLRHLKLDYDTFINSAYLRQGRADEFMLKRPGDRKQILADLLKLEQYDELAEQAKEKARHFKAEISILERNLDTFAAQLQQQTSLEIDEAAVRASIQSLQEEQTANRDRLRQLQTTQQQRQTGQQQLSLHQQQQHHLAQDCQRLQQELRSVQQQQQQLGQILQEAETIVAQSEQFQRLQQEEETLAAQFQAHQVAVAQRTQLQQQQQEQVNQLTNQLRQAQLQLETIQQQQQEIQQTLMKVPEIEAALAQLQQARARLTALDQLQMQASPLTQRRQQVQTQLDRAQARLTARLEELQSLRKQLEAQQHSQPRLQRTALKISEQISYLEQRRIYQQQVREKGTERRTFMERLQEQQRKCERELAALDHKLLMLQQEGAGKDKANEERRDAGNQELVQTLLGDAVAQMLVSSPKAAFPPCPLCDRPLDEQHWHLVMERHRLEQKELRDQLWVIREQLTTSDREIRVLRQEYRALEKELEQYGSILERRGQLQQQLQEVIEGQSRLSQVIAEQMELERSLHQQDYATDLHEELRLLDHRLAQLHYDDKDHALARGQVDRWRWAEVKQAELKHAQRRQAQLVERQPQIEATIATLEQQLQATHSAPLQQQIHELDRQLALINYDLERHTAIRQALRQARPWQLRHQELIQAQQHYPQVQARIQELMDLWANRTQTLQAIVAQVKSLETTLAQLPNPEAEIRSLELHMQERRSHLDTQFAQLGRLEQQRQQLEVIQQQQLAVTEQLQALRKQYRVYQELTQAFGKNGIQALMIENVLPQLEAEANQILGRLSANQLHVQFVTQRASRKGSSSAGKLIDTLDILIGDTQGTRPYETYSGGEAFRVNFAIRLALARLLAQRSGTALQLLIIDEGFGTQDDQGCDRLIAAINAIAADFACILTVTHIPHLKEAFQARIEIHKTEQGSKLHLSV; encoded by the coding sequence GTGATTCCTCAGCAACTTACGCTCAAAAACTTCTTAAGCTATCGTGAGGCAACCCTCGATTTTCGCGGTTTACATGTTGCCTGTATCTGTGGCGCAAATGGAGCCGGAAAATCTTCTTTGCTGGAGGCGATCGTCTGGGCAATTTGGGGTGAGAGTCGCGCGATTACCGAAGATGATGTCATCCATCAGGGCACGATGGAGGCACTGGTTGATTTTACATTTCAATATCAGCAGCAGACCTACCGCGTCATCCGCAGTCGTTACCGGGGACAGGCAACAACGCTAGAATTCCAGGTTCAAACTCCAAACGGTTTTCGCAGCCTGACTGAAAAAGGGGTACGGGCAACGCAGCAGTTGATGTTGCGACATCTCAAGCTCGACTATGACACCTTCATTAACTCTGCCTATCTGCGTCAGGGGCGAGCCGATGAATTCATGCTGAAGCGTCCGGGCGATCGAAAGCAAATTCTGGCAGACCTGCTCAAGCTAGAACAGTATGATGAACTGGCAGAGCAGGCAAAAGAAAAAGCTCGCCATTTCAAAGCTGAAATCAGCATATTAGAACGTAACTTAGACACATTTGCGGCTCAACTTCAGCAGCAGACGAGCCTGGAAATTGATGAGGCAGCCGTCCGAGCCAGCATCCAATCTTTGCAAGAGGAGCAAACCGCCAATCGCGATCGACTGCGCCAGCTTCAAACAACGCAGCAGCAGCGCCAGACCGGGCAGCAACAACTCTCCCTGCACCAGCAGCAACAGCACCATTTAGCTCAAGACTGTCAGCGACTCCAGCAGGAATTGCGATCGGTACAGCAACAGCAGCAGCAGCTTGGGCAGATCCTTCAGGAAGCAGAGACGATCGTCGCTCAGTCTGAACAGTTTCAGCGGCTCCAGCAAGAAGAAGAAACTTTAGCAGCTCAGTTTCAAGCTCACCAAGTTGCAGTTGCACAACGGACGCAGCTTCAGCAACAGCAGCAAGAACAGGTAAACCAGCTCACCAATCAGTTGCGTCAGGCACAGCTTCAATTGGAAACGATTCAGCAGCAACAGCAAGAGATTCAGCAAACGCTGATGAAAGTCCCAGAAATTGAGGCAGCTCTGGCTCAACTCCAACAAGCACGCGCCCGGTTGACAGCCCTCGATCAGCTACAGATGCAAGCATCCCCCTTGACGCAGCGGCGCCAGCAAGTCCAAACCCAACTCGATCGCGCTCAAGCTCGGCTCACCGCCCGGCTCGAAGAACTCCAATCGCTCCGCAAACAGCTAGAGGCACAGCAGCACAGCCAACCGCGCCTACAGCGCACCGCTCTAAAGATCTCAGAGCAAATTAGCTATCTAGAACAGCGTCGGATTTACCAGCAGCAAGTCCGCGAAAAAGGGACAGAACGCCGCACCTTTATGGAACGCCTGCAAGAGCAACAGCGGAAATGTGAGCGAGAACTCGCTGCGCTAGATCATAAATTGTTGATGCTTCAGCAAGAGGGAGCGGGGAAGGACAAGGCGAATGAAGAACGCAGAGATGCGGGGAACCAAGAACTTGTACAGACTCTACTCGGGGATGCCGTCGCTCAGATGCTTGTGTCGAGTCCTAAAGCAGCGTTTCCACCCTGTCCTTTGTGTGATCGCCCCTTAGACGAGCAGCACTGGCATTTAGTGATGGAGCGGCATCGCCTGGAGCAAAAGGAACTGCGCGATCAGCTTTGGGTGATTCGAGAGCAGCTCACCACGTCCGATCGAGAAATTCGCGTCTTGCGGCAGGAATATCGGGCACTTGAAAAAGAGTTAGAGCAGTATGGTTCTATCTTGGAGCGACGAGGACAACTGCAACAGCAGCTTCAGGAGGTGATTGAAGGACAAAGCCGCTTGAGCCAGGTGATTGCTGAGCAAATGGAATTAGAACGATCGCTCCACCAACAAGACTATGCAACAGATTTGCACGAAGAACTGCGGCTGCTAGACCATCGGCTTGCTCAACTGCATTACGACGACAAAGACCACGCCCTAGCACGCGGACAGGTCGATCGCTGGCGATGGGCAGAGGTTAAACAGGCAGAACTCAAGCATGCACAGCGCCGTCAGGCACAGCTTGTAGAACGCCAACCCCAAATTGAAGCAACGATCGCCACCCTTGAACAACAGCTTCAAGCAACCCACAGTGCACCGCTTCAGCAGCAAATTCACGAACTCGATCGCCAACTTGCTTTAATCAACTATGACCTGGAGCGACATACTGCAATCCGGCAAGCTTTACGGCAGGCACGGCCCTGGCAACTCCGCCATCAAGAGTTGATCCAGGCGCAGCAGCACTATCCGCAAGTCCAAGCACGAATTCAGGAATTGATGGATCTCTGGGCAAATCGAACTCAGACCCTCCAAGCGATCGTGGCTCAGGTCAAATCATTAGAGACAACCCTTGCCCAACTGCCAAACCCAGAAGCAGAAATTCGATCGCTTGAGTTGCATATGCAAGAACGCCGATCGCACCTTGACACCCAGTTTGCTCAACTCGGACGCTTAGAGCAGCAGCGACAGCAGCTTGAGGTAATTCAGCAGCAGCAATTGGCAGTTACCGAGCAGCTACAAGCGTTGCGGAAACAATATCGGGTTTACCAGGAGTTGACTCAAGCGTTTGGCAAAAATGGAATTCAGGCATTGATGATCGAAAACGTCTTGCCCCAACTTGAAGCCGAAGCAAATCAGATCTTAGGACGGCTGAGTGCCAACCAGCTACATGTCCAATTCGTAACGCAGCGCGCGAGTCGCAAAGGCTCATCCTCTGCGGGTAAGCTGATTGATACGCTGGATATTCTCATTGGCGATACTCAAGGGACTCGTCCTTATGAAACCTACTCTGGCGGCGAGGCGTTCCGCGTCAACTTTGCGATTCGGCTGGCACTTGCCCGGTTGCTTGCCCAACGATCGGGAACCGCACTACAGCTCTTGATCATTGATGAAGGTTTTGGCACGCAAGACGATCAGGGATGCGATCGACTCATTGCAGCAATTAACGCGATCGCCGCTGACTTTGCCTGCATCCTCACAGTGACGCACATCCCCCATCTCAAAGAAGCCTTCCAAGCCCGGATTGAGATTCACAAAACCGAGCAGGGGTCGAAGTTACATTTATCGGTCTGA